A region of Mycolicibacterium brumae DNA encodes the following proteins:
- a CDS encoding ABC transporter permease, translating into MTMLFPPGTFAPDPRPSTPAQMLRAQYSLELKLLLRNGEQLLLIMFIPITLLIGLTLLPLGDVGPDRVGVFTPAIMALAVISTAFTGQAIAVAFDRRYGALKRLGATALPVWGVIVGKLLAVVTVVFLQAVLLGAIAFALGWRPSPAGLALGALVMGVGTASFAAMGLLLGGTLKAEIVLAVANLGWFVFAGLGALVLPSGDGLVPAPVREIARLTPSGALTEGLSLATGAASLSWFALGVLLVWGVVCGVAARRWFRFT; encoded by the coding sequence ATGACCATGTTGTTCCCACCGGGCACCTTCGCGCCGGACCCGCGGCCCTCGACGCCGGCGCAGATGCTGCGCGCGCAGTACTCGCTGGAGCTCAAGCTGCTGCTGCGCAACGGCGAACAGCTGCTGCTGATCATGTTCATCCCGATCACCCTGCTGATCGGGCTCACCCTGCTGCCCCTCGGCGACGTCGGGCCGGACCGGGTCGGGGTGTTCACCCCGGCGATCATGGCGCTGGCGGTGATCTCCACCGCGTTCACCGGGCAGGCCATCGCGGTCGCGTTCGACCGCCGTTACGGCGCTCTGAAACGCCTCGGCGCCACCGCGCTGCCGGTGTGGGGCGTCATCGTCGGCAAGCTGCTGGCGGTGGTGACGGTGGTGTTCCTGCAGGCGGTGCTGCTCGGCGCGATCGCGTTCGCCCTCGGCTGGCGGCCGTCTCCGGCCGGGCTGGCGCTGGGCGCGCTGGTGATGGGTGTGGGCACCGCGTCGTTCGCCGCGATGGGGTTGCTGCTCGGCGGCACCCTGAAGGCCGAGATCGTGCTGGCGGTGGCCAACCTGGGCTGGTTCGTCTTCGCCGGCCTGGGCGCGCTGGTGCTGCCCTCGGGCGACGGGCTGGTGCCGGCGCCGGTGCGTGAGATCGCCCGACTGACCCCGTCGGGCGCGCTGACCGAAGGGCTGAGCCTCGCGACGGGCGCGGCGTCGCTGAGCTGGTTCGCCCTGGGCGTGCTGCTGGTCTGGGGCGTGGTCTGCGGCGTGGCGGCGCGGCGCTGGTTCCGCTTCACCTGA
- a CDS encoding TetR/AcrR family transcriptional regulator encodes MTRRRGAELEAAIADAALAVLVQRGAAGVTMEAVAAAAGTSKAVLYRRWPDSAALLRAALLGVAQAAIPTADTGSYRGDMLAVLDGWVNVFTGPRAALMRAAVGAMAQDPELAETFRSGVIDWRKHEMDELLRRGMARGDVRADVPVELARELGQSVLWHRLLITGDPISRELALRLVDDVLVPFVSPPTTAGS; translated from the coding sequence ATGACCCGACGACGCGGCGCCGAACTCGAGGCCGCCATCGCCGACGCCGCATTGGCGGTGCTGGTACAGCGCGGCGCGGCCGGGGTGACCATGGAGGCCGTCGCCGCCGCGGCCGGCACCAGCAAGGCCGTGCTGTACCGACGCTGGCCGGACAGCGCCGCGCTGCTACGTGCCGCACTGCTGGGCGTCGCGCAGGCCGCCATCCCCACCGCCGACACCGGCAGCTACCGCGGCGACATGCTCGCCGTGCTCGACGGCTGGGTGAACGTCTTCACCGGTCCGCGCGCCGCGCTGATGCGCGCTGCCGTCGGCGCCATGGCCCAGGACCCCGAACTCGCCGAGACCTTCCGGTCCGGGGTGATCGACTGGCGCAAACACGAGATGGACGAACTGCTGCGCCGGGGCATGGCACGCGGAGATGTGCGCGCCGACGTGCCCGTCGAACTGGCCCGCGAACTCGGCCAGAGCGTGCTGTGGCACCGGCTGCTGATCACCGGCGACCCGATTTCCCGGGAACTGGCCTTGCGCCTGGTCGACGACGTGCTGGTCCCGTTCGTCTCCCCGCCTACTACGGCCGGTAGTTAG
- the tal gene encoding transaldolase: MTQNPNLAALSDAGVAVWLDDLSRDRLQTENLQQLIDTRSVVGVTTNPSIFQAALTSGTAYDAQVAELASRGADVDATIRTVTTDDVRNACDVLAKAFEASGGADGRVSIEVDPRLAHDTEKTVLQAVELWKIVDRPNLLIKIPATLAGLPAITAVIAEGISVNVTLIFSVERHQAVMDAYLAGLEQAREAGHDLRKIFSVASFFVSRVDTEIDARLEKIGTAEALAMRGLAGVANARLAYAAYQDVFETGARFGALADVGANVQRPLWASTGVKNPDYPDTLYVTELVAPDTVNTMPEKTLEAVADHGVITGDTITGAQRQTVAGEVFDGLESVGIDLREVFDLLETEGVDKFEKSWEELIAAVQGQLDAAR, from the coding sequence ATGACCCAGAACCCGAACCTGGCCGCACTGTCGGACGCCGGCGTGGCCGTCTGGCTCGACGACCTGTCCCGCGACCGGCTGCAGACCGAAAACCTGCAGCAGCTCATCGACACCCGCAGCGTGGTCGGCGTGACCACCAACCCGTCGATCTTCCAGGCCGCGCTGACCAGCGGCACCGCCTACGACGCGCAGGTCGCCGAGCTGGCCTCCCGGGGCGCCGACGTGGACGCCACCATCCGGACCGTCACCACCGACGACGTCCGCAATGCCTGCGACGTGCTGGCCAAGGCCTTCGAGGCCTCCGGTGGCGCCGACGGCCGGGTGTCCATCGAGGTGGACCCGCGGCTGGCCCACGACACCGAGAAGACCGTGCTGCAAGCCGTCGAGCTGTGGAAGATCGTCGACCGGCCCAACCTGCTGATCAAGATTCCCGCCACCCTGGCCGGGCTGCCCGCGATCACCGCCGTCATCGCCGAGGGCATCAGCGTGAACGTGACGCTGATCTTCTCCGTCGAGCGGCACCAGGCGGTGATGGACGCCTACCTGGCCGGGCTGGAGCAGGCCCGCGAGGCCGGCCACGACCTGCGCAAGATCTTCTCCGTCGCCTCCTTCTTCGTGTCCCGGGTGGACACCGAGATCGACGCCCGGCTGGAGAAAATCGGCACCGCCGAGGCGCTGGCCATGCGCGGGCTGGCCGGCGTCGCGAACGCCCGGCTCGCCTACGCCGCCTACCAGGACGTCTTCGAGACCGGCGCCCGGTTCGGCGCGCTGGCCGACGTCGGCGCCAATGTGCAGCGTCCGCTGTGGGCGTCCACCGGGGTGAAGAACCCGGACTACCCGGACACCCTGTACGTCACCGAACTCGTCGCCCCCGACACCGTCAACACCATGCCGGAGAAGACCCTGGAGGCCGTCGCCGACCACGGCGTCATCACCGGGGACACCATCACCGGCGCGCAGCGCCAGACCGTGGCCGGTGAGGTGTTCGACGGACTGGAGTCCGTCGGGATCGACCTGCGCGAGGTGTTCGACCTGTTGGAGACCGAGGGCGTCGACAAGTTCGAGAAGTCCTGGGAAGAGCTGATCGCGGCGGTGCAGGGGCAACTGGACGCGGCGCGCTGA
- a CDS encoding ATP-grasp domain-containing protein codes for MKLARPEVFHPRIVLAGCQALPASDGDDDGLVEVLRQRGLHAHWLPWDDPHTLDADLVILRATWDYTERLDEFLSWTRRVKALLNAPEVVAWNTDKRYLHDLAVSGVRVVETEFFEPDQTLHLPGGEVVIKPAVGAGSIGAKRFRGHTAAREHADEMHDNGQTVMVQPYDRRIEAGETAMVFIAGEPSHAFLKGPMLPPPGQSFELDPSGTFAAENLRGAEPDPRMWEFGRRALAAAAAHLETDAAAFLYARVDVIGGAADATLLELELVEPSLGWTQQSREVRELKQRGFALAVEDALERLGLGPMTHRATDVLPK; via the coding sequence GTGAAGTTGGCGCGCCCTGAGGTTTTCCATCCGCGGATTGTGTTGGCCGGTTGCCAGGCGCTGCCCGCCAGTGACGGTGACGACGACGGCCTGGTCGAGGTGCTGCGCCAGCGCGGGCTACACGCGCACTGGCTGCCCTGGGATGACCCGCATACCCTGGACGCCGATCTGGTGATCCTGCGCGCCACCTGGGATTACACCGAGCGCCTCGATGAGTTCCTGTCCTGGACCCGCCGGGTGAAGGCGTTGCTCAACGCGCCGGAGGTGGTGGCCTGGAACACCGACAAGCGTTACCTGCACGATCTGGCGGTGTCCGGGGTGCGGGTGGTGGAGACCGAGTTTTTCGAGCCGGACCAGACCCTGCACCTGCCCGGCGGGGAAGTGGTGATCAAGCCGGCCGTCGGCGCGGGATCGATTGGCGCGAAACGCTTCCGGGGTCACACCGCGGCCCGCGAGCACGCCGACGAGATGCACGACAACGGTCAGACCGTGATGGTGCAGCCGTATGACCGGCGCATCGAGGCGGGGGAGACCGCGATGGTGTTCATCGCCGGCGAGCCGTCGCACGCGTTCCTCAAGGGCCCGATGCTGCCGCCGCCCGGACAGTCCTTCGAGCTGGACCCGTCCGGCACGTTCGCCGCGGAGAACCTGCGGGGCGCCGAGCCGGACCCGCGGATGTGGGAGTTCGGCCGTCGGGCGCTGGCCGCCGCGGCTGCGCACCTGGAGACCGACGCCGCGGCGTTCCTCTACGCCCGGGTCGACGTGATCGGTGGGGCGGCGGACGCGACGCTGCTGGAGTTGGAGCTCGTCGAACCCAGCCTGGGCTGGACACAGCAGAGCCGCGAGGTGCGCGAGCTCAAGCAGCGCGGGTTCGCCCTCGCGGTGGAGGACGCGTTGGAGCGCCTCGGCCTGGGCCCGATGACGCACCGGGCCACCGACGTGCTGCCTAAATAG
- a CDS encoding ABC transporter ATP-binding protein has protein sequence MSSASDRPVVRLRGVDKRYGDTLAVSGLDLDVAPAEVFALLGPNGAGKTTTVEMCEGFVRPDAGTVEVLGLDPRADNEALRPRIGVMLQGGGGYPAARAGEMLRLVAAYSANPLDPDWLLDTLGLTDAARTTYRRLSGGQQQRLALACAIVGHPELVFLDEPTAGMDAHARLVVWELIDALRRDGVSVVLTTHHLNEAEELADRIMIIDHGKTVAAGTPAELTRAGAEDQLRFSAPPRLDLALLTSVLPEGYRASEISTGEYLVEGNIDPQVLATVTSWAARLNVLATGMRVEQRSLEDVFLELTGRELR, from the coding sequence GTGAGTTCGGCATCAGATCGCCCGGTCGTGCGGCTGCGCGGGGTGGATAAGCGCTACGGCGACACCCTGGCCGTTTCCGGGCTGGATCTCGACGTGGCGCCCGCCGAGGTGTTCGCGCTGCTGGGCCCCAACGGCGCCGGCAAGACCACCACCGTGGAGATGTGCGAGGGCTTCGTGCGCCCGGACGCCGGGACGGTCGAGGTGCTCGGCCTGGACCCGCGGGCCGACAACGAGGCGCTGCGCCCCCGGATCGGCGTCATGCTGCAGGGCGGTGGCGGTTACCCGGCCGCCCGCGCCGGAGAGATGCTGCGGCTGGTCGCCGCGTATTCGGCAAATCCGCTGGACCCGGACTGGCTGCTGGACACCCTCGGCCTGACCGACGCCGCCCGCACCACCTACCGTCGGCTCTCCGGCGGTCAGCAGCAGCGCCTGGCGCTGGCCTGCGCCATCGTCGGCCACCCCGAACTGGTGTTCCTCGACGAGCCGACCGCCGGGATGGACGCGCATGCCCGACTGGTGGTGTGGGAGCTGATCGACGCGCTGCGCCGCGACGGGGTGAGCGTCGTGCTGACCACCCACCACCTCAACGAGGCCGAGGAACTGGCCGACAGGATCATGATCATCGACCACGGCAAGACCGTCGCGGCCGGCACCCCGGCGGAGCTGACCCGGGCCGGCGCGGAAGACCAGCTGCGGTTCTCCGCGCCGCCGCGGCTGGACCTGGCGCTGTTGACCTCCGTGCTGCCGGAGGGGTACCGGGCCAGCGAGATCAGCACCGGCGAATACCTGGTGGAAGGCAATATCGACCCGCAGGTGCTGGCCACCGTCACCTCCTGGGCGGCGCGGCTGAACGTGCTGGCCACCGGGATGCGGGTGGAGCAGCGCAGCCTCGAAGACGTCTTCCTGGAGCTGACCGGACGGGAGCTGCGATGA
- a CDS encoding quinone oxidoreductase family protein — protein MHAIEVAQHGGPEVLQYVERSAPEPGPGEVLIKAEAIGVNFIDTYFRSGLYPRETPFVVGSEVCGTVAAVGEDVAALTVGDRVVTANAVGAYADYCLAPADFVAYVPEGVAADAVASALLKGMTAHYLITSVYPVGPQDTVLVHAGAGGVGLILTQWAVSLGTKVITTASTAYKAELSREAGAIAVLDYPDDPAEFAERIRELTGGRGVNAVYDGVGKSTFDASLASLAVRGTLALFGASSGPVPPVDPQRLNVAGSVYLTRPSLGHFTRTPDEFAWRAGELMDQIASGTVNITLGGHYPLAEAQRAHEDLQDRKTVGSIVLIP, from the coding sequence ATGCACGCGATTGAAGTCGCCCAGCACGGCGGCCCCGAAGTCCTGCAGTACGTCGAGCGTTCGGCGCCCGAGCCGGGCCCCGGCGAGGTGCTGATCAAGGCCGAAGCCATCGGGGTGAACTTCATCGACACCTACTTCCGCTCCGGGCTCTACCCGCGGGAGACCCCGTTCGTCGTGGGGTCCGAGGTGTGCGGCACGGTCGCCGCGGTCGGCGAGGACGTCGCCGCGCTCACTGTCGGCGACCGGGTGGTGACCGCCAACGCCGTCGGCGCTTACGCCGACTACTGTCTGGCCCCGGCCGATTTCGTCGCCTACGTGCCCGAGGGCGTGGCCGCCGACGCGGTGGCCTCCGCGCTGCTCAAGGGTATGACCGCGCACTACCTGATCACGTCGGTGTACCCGGTGGGCCCGCAGGACACCGTGCTCGTGCACGCCGGCGCAGGCGGGGTCGGGCTGATCCTGACCCAGTGGGCGGTCAGCCTGGGCACCAAGGTCATCACCACCGCCTCCACCGCGTACAAGGCGGAACTGTCCCGGGAGGCCGGGGCGATCGCGGTGCTGGACTATCCCGACGATCCGGCCGAGTTCGCCGAGCGGATCCGGGAGCTGACCGGTGGGCGCGGGGTCAACGCGGTGTACGACGGGGTCGGGAAGTCCACCTTCGACGCCAGCCTGGCCAGCCTCGCGGTGCGCGGCACGCTGGCGCTGTTCGGGGCCTCCTCAGGCCCGGTGCCGCCGGTGGACCCGCAGCGGCTGAACGTCGCCGGCTCGGTGTACCTGACCCGGCCGAGCCTCGGGCACTTCACCCGCACGCCCGACGAGTTCGCCTGGCGGGCCGGGGAACTGATGGACCAGATCGCCTCCGGCACGGTGAACATCACCCTCGGCGGGCACTACCCGCTGGCCGAGGCGCAGCGCGCGCACGAGGATCTGCAGGACCGCAAGACGGTGGGCTCGATCGTTTTGATCCCGTAG
- a CDS encoding COX15/CtaA family protein yields MGIGRTFLRLVDLLPLPSLRTQKIIAALVVLSQCLISVTGVVVRVTASGLGCPTWPQCFPGSFTPIPHPEVAGIHQAVEFGNRMITFAVVLTAAAAVLALTRARRRREVLVYAWLMPASTVLQAVIGGITVLTGLLWWTVAIHLLVSMTMIWLATLLYVKVGEPDDGLPARQYPRALRGLSALTGVVLALVLVTGTLVTAAGPHAGDKSLERPVERLNVEITTLVGMHSALLVAYLSLLVGLGFGLLAVKAPSAVRLRLLVLVGLVATQGVVGAVQFNLGVPEALVALHVALATACTAGTAAVWGVGVTRRVPVPVGADVQAARTEAAPA; encoded by the coding sequence GTGGGCATCGGACGGACATTTCTGCGACTGGTGGACCTGCTGCCGCTGCCCAGCCTGCGCACCCAGAAGATCATCGCCGCGCTCGTGGTGCTGTCGCAGTGCCTGATCTCGGTCACCGGCGTCGTCGTCCGGGTCACCGCATCCGGGCTGGGCTGCCCCACCTGGCCGCAGTGCTTCCCGGGCAGCTTCACTCCCATCCCGCACCCCGAGGTGGCCGGCATCCACCAGGCCGTCGAGTTCGGCAACCGGATGATCACCTTCGCGGTGGTGCTCACCGCGGCGGCCGCGGTGCTGGCGCTGACCAGGGCCCGTCGTCGCCGCGAGGTGCTGGTCTACGCGTGGCTGATGCCGGCGTCCACCGTGCTGCAGGCCGTGATCGGCGGCATCACCGTGCTGACCGGCCTGCTGTGGTGGACCGTCGCCATCCACCTGCTGGTGTCGATGACGATGATCTGGCTGGCCACTCTCCTGTATGTGAAGGTCGGCGAGCCCGACGACGGCCTGCCCGCCCGCCAGTACCCGCGCGCGCTGCGCGGGCTGTCCGCGCTGACCGGCGTGGTGCTGGCGCTGGTGCTGGTCACCGGCACGCTGGTCACCGCCGCCGGCCCGCACGCCGGGGACAAGAGCCTGGAGCGCCCGGTGGAGCGGCTGAACGTCGAGATCACCACGCTGGTCGGCATGCACAGCGCGCTGCTGGTGGCCTACCTGTCGCTGCTGGTCGGGCTCGGATTCGGGCTGCTGGCCGTGAAGGCCCCTTCGGCGGTTCGGCTGCGGCTGCTGGTGCTGGTCGGGCTGGTGGCGACGCAGGGCGTCGTCGGCGCCGTGCAGTTCAACCTGGGTGTGCCGGAGGCGCTGGTCGCCCTGCACGTCGCGTTGGCCACCGCGTGCACCGCGGGCACCGCCGCGGTTTGGGGCGTCGGGGTCACCCGGCGGGTTCCTGTGCCGGTGGGGGCCGACGTCCAGGCCGCGCGGACCGAGGCCGCCCCGGCCTGA
- a CDS encoding heme o synthase — MLCSRRAVARLMRRGVSPVVKVHADQAVPATGGRIRSKVWAYIALTKPRVIELLLVTTIPAMLLAHRGSVDPLLILNTLFGGMLAAAGANTLNCVADSDIDKLMKRTERRPLARDSVPRTHALIFGLAISVASFFWLWHFANALSAHLAGATIAFYVFVYTLLLKRRTSQNVVWGGAAGCMPVMIGWSAVTGTIQWPAIVMFLIIFFWTPPHTWALAMRYKEDYAAAGVPMLPVVATEAQVTRQIVIYTWLTVIATLALVPATGWLYTVVALLAGGWFLWLAHKLQAGVRRGEPVKPLKLFLQSNNYLSAVFVALAVDSALDLPTLLSLYAS, encoded by the coding sequence ATGCTCTGTAGTAGACGCGCTGTTGCGCGTCTTATGCGCCGAGGAGTCAGCCCCGTGGTGAAAGTTCACGCCGATCAAGCCGTGCCGGCGACCGGTGGGCGCATCCGCTCGAAAGTGTGGGCGTACATCGCTCTGACCAAGCCTCGTGTCATCGAGTTGCTGCTGGTCACCACCATTCCGGCGATGCTGCTGGCGCACCGCGGCAGCGTCGACCCGCTGCTGATCCTCAACACCCTGTTCGGCGGCATGCTGGCCGCCGCGGGCGCGAACACGCTCAACTGCGTCGCCGACTCCGACATCGACAAGCTGATGAAGCGCACCGAGCGTCGCCCGCTGGCCCGCGACAGCGTGCCCCGCACCCACGCGCTGATCTTCGGCCTGGCGATCTCGGTGGCGTCGTTCTTCTGGCTGTGGCACTTCGCCAACGCGCTGTCGGCGCACCTGGCCGGGGCGACCATCGCCTTCTACGTCTTCGTCTACACCCTGCTGCTCAAGCGCCGCACCTCGCAGAACGTGGTGTGGGGCGGGGCCGCGGGCTGCATGCCGGTGATGATCGGCTGGTCGGCGGTGACCGGGACCATCCAGTGGCCGGCCATCGTGATGTTCCTGATCATCTTCTTCTGGACGCCGCCGCACACCTGGGCGCTGGCCATGCGCTACAAGGAGGACTACGCCGCGGCCGGGGTCCCGATGCTGCCGGTGGTGGCGACCGAGGCGCAGGTGACCCGCCAGATCGTCATCTACACCTGGCTGACGGTGATCGCGACGCTGGCGTTGGTCCCGGCCACCGGCTGGCTGTACACCGTGGTGGCGCTGCTGGCCGGCGGGTGGTTCCTCTGGCTGGCGCACAAGCTGCAGGCCGGGGTGCGCCGTGGTGAGCCGGTCAAGCCGCTGAAGCTCTTCCTGCAGTCCAACAACTACCTGTCTGCGGTGTTCGTCGCGCTGGCGGTGGACTCCGCGCTGGACCTGCCGACGCTGCTGTCGCTGTACGCCTCCTGA
- the tkt gene encoding transketolase, protein MTIAEEIAALTQPHHPADWTDVDTRAVDTARVLAADAVQKVGNGHPGTAMSLAPLAYTLYQRQLRHDPTDPHWIGRDRFVLSCGHSSLTQYVQLYLGGFGLELGDLEALRTWDSKTPGHPEYRHTKGVEITTGPLGQGLASAVGMAMASRYERGLFDPDAAPGTSPFDHFVYVIASDGDIEEGVTSEASSLAGVQQLGNLIVFWDDNRISIEDDTAIALSEDVCGRYHAYGWHVQQVDGGENVAGIEEAIAAAKAETGRPSFIALRTVIGYPAPTKMNTGGIHGSALGGDEVAATKTFLGFDPEKSFEVTDEVISHTRSLADRAKTVRADWQEGFDAWAAREPERKALLDRLEAGELPEGWTEALPSWEVADKGPATRAASGAVLGAIGPVLPELWGGSADLAGSNNTTIKGAKSFGPSTISTSTWSAEPYGRTLHFGIREHAMASILSGIVLHGPTRAYGGTFLQFADYMRPAVRLAALMDIDPIYVWTHDSIGLGEDGPTHQPIEHLAALRAIPNLSVVRPADANETAHAWRAVLERGSASGPVGLILTRQNVPVLDGTDADGVARGGYVLAGDAEGADVLLIGTGSEVQLAVAAREQLAAEGVNAAVVSLPCLEWFDAQDQAYRDAVLPPSVTARVSVEAGIAMPWHRVVGAHGEIVSIEHYGASASDKVLFEKFGFTPEAVVAAAKRSISSTGKASS, encoded by the coding sequence GTGACCATTGCGGAGGAAATCGCCGCGCTCACCCAGCCCCACCACCCGGCCGATTGGACCGATGTGGACACCCGCGCGGTGGACACCGCCCGGGTCCTGGCCGCCGACGCCGTGCAGAAGGTGGGCAACGGCCACCCCGGCACCGCGATGAGCCTGGCCCCGCTGGCCTACACGCTGTATCAGCGCCAACTGCGCCACGACCCCACCGACCCGCACTGGATCGGCCGCGACCGGTTCGTGCTGTCCTGCGGGCACTCCAGCCTCACCCAGTACGTCCAGCTGTACCTGGGCGGGTTCGGCCTGGAGCTGGGTGACCTGGAAGCGCTGCGGACCTGGGACTCCAAGACACCCGGGCACCCGGAGTACCGGCACACCAAAGGCGTGGAGATCACCACCGGCCCGCTCGGCCAGGGCCTGGCCTCGGCCGTCGGCATGGCGATGGCCAGCCGCTACGAACGCGGCCTGTTCGACCCCGACGCCGCGCCCGGGACCAGCCCGTTCGACCACTTCGTCTACGTGATCGCCTCCGACGGCGACATCGAAGAGGGCGTCACCAGTGAGGCCAGCTCGCTGGCCGGCGTCCAGCAGCTGGGCAACCTGATCGTGTTCTGGGACGACAACCGGATCTCCATCGAGGACGACACCGCGATCGCGCTGTCCGAAGACGTCTGCGGGCGCTACCACGCCTACGGCTGGCATGTGCAGCAGGTCGACGGCGGCGAGAACGTCGCCGGCATCGAGGAGGCCATCGCGGCCGCCAAGGCCGAGACCGGCCGGCCGTCGTTCATCGCGCTGCGCACCGTCATCGGCTACCCGGCCCCGACGAAGATGAACACCGGTGGCATCCACGGCTCCGCCCTCGGCGGTGACGAGGTCGCTGCCACCAAGACCTTCCTCGGCTTCGATCCGGAGAAGTCCTTCGAGGTGACCGACGAGGTCATCTCCCACACCCGGTCGCTGGCAGACCGCGCGAAGACCGTGCGCGCGGACTGGCAGGAAGGCTTCGACGCCTGGGCGGCGCGGGAGCCCGAGCGCAAGGCGCTGCTGGACCGGCTGGAGGCCGGCGAGCTGCCCGAGGGCTGGACCGAGGCGCTGCCGAGCTGGGAGGTCGCAGACAAGGGCCCGGCCACCCGTGCCGCCTCCGGCGCGGTGCTCGGCGCCATCGGCCCGGTGCTGCCCGAACTGTGGGGTGGCTCGGCGGATCTGGCAGGCTCCAACAACACCACCATCAAGGGCGCGAAATCCTTTGGCCCGTCGACGATTTCGACGTCGACCTGGTCGGCGGAGCCGTACGGCCGGACGCTGCACTTCGGCATCCGCGAGCACGCGATGGCCTCGATCCTGTCCGGCATCGTGCTGCACGGCCCGACCCGCGCCTACGGCGGCACCTTCCTGCAGTTCGCCGACTACATGCGCCCGGCGGTGCGGTTGGCCGCGCTGATGGACATCGACCCCATCTACGTGTGGACCCATGACTCCATCGGCCTCGGCGAGGACGGCCCGACGCATCAGCCGATCGAGCACCTCGCCGCGCTGCGCGCCATCCCGAACCTGTCCGTGGTCCGCCCGGCCGACGCCAACGAAACCGCGCACGCCTGGCGCGCGGTGCTCGAACGCGGCAGCGCGAGCGGCCCGGTCGGGCTGATCCTGACCCGGCAGAACGTGCCGGTGCTCGACGGCACCGACGCCGACGGGGTCGCCCGCGGCGGCTACGTGCTGGCCGGCGACGCCGAGGGCGCCGACGTGCTGCTGATCGGCACCGGCTCCGAGGTGCAGCTGGCCGTCGCGGCGCGCGAGCAACTCGCTGCCGAGGGCGTCAACGCCGCCGTCGTCTCACTGCCCTGCCTGGAGTGGTTCGACGCCCAGGACCAGGCGTACCGGGACGCGGTGCTGCCGCCGTCGGTCACCGCCCGGGTGTCGGTGGAAGCCGGCATCGCCATGCCGTGGCACCGCGTCGTCGGAGCGCACGGCGAGATCGTCTCCATCGAGCACTACGGGGCCTCCGCGAGCGACAAGGTCCTGTTCGAGAAGTTCGGCTTCACCCCCGAAGCCGTCGTCGCCGCCGCCAAGCGCAGCATCAGCAGCACCGGAAAGGCATCCTCATGA